One part of the Pseudoalteromonas ulvae UL12 genome encodes these proteins:
- a CDS encoding M14 family metallopeptidase, with protein sequence MTQVSTIGTAGVKWGETEKQQWLALQAVKRSYFDDVVSQIDALRSEFTVEQYGELAYPELAPATTHYPLFVIKPTVWQADKPTVLVTGGVHGYETSGVHGALAFAKTAAAQYADAFNIVIAPCVSPWGYETINRWNPTATDPNRSFYANSPAQESVALMKMVKELGVDLVAHFDLHETTDSDNTEFRPALAARDAQTHDNWNIPDGFYLVGDSENPQAEFQAAIIAGVANVTHIAPADDKGEIIGAPLEQFGVINYAKTKLGLCGGLSNATYKTTTEVYPDSATATPQECIAAQVAVITSGLGFILQQ encoded by the coding sequence ATGACTCAAGTTTCAACAATTGGCACTGCTGGCGTAAAGTGGGGCGAGACAGAAAAACAACAATGGCTGGCATTACAAGCGGTGAAACGCAGCTATTTTGATGATGTTGTTAGCCAAATTGATGCGCTTCGTTCTGAGTTTACTGTTGAACAATATGGCGAGTTAGCGTATCCGGAGCTGGCTCCTGCCACCACACATTACCCATTGTTTGTGATAAAACCCACCGTATGGCAAGCCGATAAGCCAACGGTGCTAGTCACAGGTGGTGTTCATGGCTACGAAACCAGCGGTGTGCATGGTGCTTTGGCTTTTGCGAAAACGGCCGCCGCACAATACGCTGATGCGTTTAATATCGTGATTGCACCGTGTGTCAGCCCTTGGGGATATGAAACCATCAATCGCTGGAATCCAACTGCAACCGATCCGAATCGTTCTTTTTATGCCAATAGCCCAGCGCAAGAATCTGTGGCATTGATGAAAATGGTCAAGGAGTTAGGGGTCGATTTAGTGGCGCATTTTGACTTACATGAAACCACTGACTCTGACAACACAGAGTTTCGTCCCGCTCTGGCCGCTCGCGATGCCCAAACCCACGATAACTGGAACATCCCCGACGGCTTTTATTTAGTCGGCGACAGTGAAAACCCACAAGCAGAGTTCCAAGCCGCTATTATTGCTGGCGTGGCTAACGTTACGCACATTGCACCAGCTGACGATAAGGGTGAAATCATTGGCGCGCCACTTGAGCAATTCGGGGTGATTAACTACGCAAAAACCAAACTGGGACTGTGCGGCGGATTAAGTAATGCGACGTATAAAACCACCACAGAAGTCTATCCAGACAGCGCCACTGCCACACCACAAGAGTGCATTGCGGCGCAAGTTGCCGTTATCACTTCTGGCTTAGGGTTTATTTTACAGCAGTGA
- a CDS encoding GNAT family N-acetyltransferase, with protein sequence MISFQTTANLAQSAQMTFDNMRVYYQHYSVDWEVSKICEQIEGLENWDILYSDQVVGAIRLAFDDSGCYIRDLQVSPAFQNKGMGAQALAYVETLAKQAGVKQLRLRVFKISPAVHLYQRNGFVLDSEEDNFFYLSKTLGE encoded by the coding sequence GTGATTTCATTTCAAACAACGGCTAATTTAGCTCAGTCAGCTCAAATGACATTCGATAATATGCGAGTGTATTACCAACATTACTCAGTTGACTGGGAAGTCAGTAAAATCTGCGAGCAAATCGAAGGATTAGAAAATTGGGACATTTTGTACAGTGATCAGGTTGTCGGTGCTATTCGTTTAGCATTTGATGACAGTGGTTGCTACATACGTGACTTACAAGTCAGCCCAGCATTTCAAAATAAAGGCATGGGTGCACAGGCCTTAGCTTATGTTGAAACGTTGGCGAAACAAGCGGGCGTGAAACAACTTCGGCTGCGGGTGTTTAAAATTAGCCCTGCGGTGCATTTGTATCAACGTAATGGATTTGTGCTAGATAGTGAAGAAGATAATTTCTTTTACCTGTCAAAAACGCTCGGTGAATAA